The Vibrio quintilis DNA window CCGAATTAATCAGCGGCCACTCTGTGATTGAATACCTTGCATTTATTATCGTGCCGCTCAGCTGGTATCTGTTATTTAAAACCCGGTTCGGACTTCGGTTACGGGCTGTGGGAGAATCGCCTTCAGCGGTCGATACTGCTGGTATTTCCGTGATAGGCATGCGCTACGGGGCGATGGTTATCTGTGGCATTCTCGTCGGACTGGGGGGTGTATATCTGTCTGTCGGGCAGACCGCTCAATTTATTCCCAATATGAGTGCAGGTAAAGGTTATATGGCTCTGGCTGCCCTAATTTTTGGTAAATGGCGTCCTTTTAATGCCCTTGCTGCCTGTCTGTTATTTGGTTTCCTTGATGCTCTGGCAATCAGGCTTCAGGGAACAAGCATCGGTGGTATGATGATACCGGTTCAGGCTATTGAAGCCCTTCCGTATGTATTAACGGTATTCCTGCTTGCCGGTTTTATTGGCAAAGCAGTCGCACCGAAGGCAATTGGCGTGCCGTATACAAAAGAGCGCGAATAATACAGATTGTATCCCCGGTTAACCTCAAGATGCATGTTCAGCGAGATTGATTGGTTTTTGAGCAAGGCACTGATTTGCAGACATAGTCATTCTACGTTGAAAATCAGTCAAACAGGACAGGGGCCAATCAATCTCGCCCTTCGGGAGCTCATTAACCGGTTCATTTCTGCGTCAAACAACCTCGAAAGGCGTCATCATTCCTT harbors:
- a CDS encoding ABC transporter permease, whose protein sequence is MFETIILMLDATIRVATPLILAALAGMFSERSGVVNIALEGKLLSAAFAGAATAHITGSAWAGLCAGVFISVLLALLHGFASITHRGDQVVSGMAINILAAGLTVTLGRYWFSQGGQTPALSGDARFAPLTLPGADAVKDTPVIGLVYSELISGHSVIEYLAFIIVPLSWYLLFKTRFGLRLRAVGESPSAVDTAGISVIGMRYGAMVICGILVGLGGVYLSVGQTAQFIPNMSAGKGYMALAALIFGKWRPFNALAACLLFGFLDALAIRLQGTSIGGMMIPVQAIEALPYVLTVFLLAGFIGKAVAPKAIGVPYTKERE